A portion of the Nitrospira sp. genome contains these proteins:
- a CDS encoding AraC family transcriptional regulator translates to MDVLSEVLKAVKLDGAVFFHGEFAAPWCAREPDAATMAAYLPTQAGHIIIFHLLLEGQGYVRLEQEDRAVPLTAGDIIILTHGDAHLMGNGPPVTPVDTSLQMRQILSEGRMLSQLAGGGEVTKLICGYLTCDAQLCRVVLAGLPAMLKVNIRDTPSGQWLENTLRYSVDHAEASGPGGAAVIAKLSEALFVETLRRYIAQLPHTQTGWLAGVRDPDVGKALAVLHQRPAQPWTIATLAAEVGVSRSVLAERFQHFLTDTPIGYLTRWRLHLAAQLLTSTSKSVAEVAGDIGYESEPSFNRAFKREFGLPPARFRTQAKSPKQSSVTRDATTAELKPIQTT, encoded by the coding sequence ATGGACGTGCTGTCCGAAGTCCTCAAGGCCGTGAAACTCGACGGCGCAGTGTTTTTTCACGGGGAATTTGCCGCACCCTGGTGCGCTCGAGAGCCTGACGCCGCGACTATGGCGGCATATCTGCCCACTCAGGCCGGCCACATCATCATTTTCCATCTGCTGCTTGAAGGACAGGGTTATGTTCGCCTCGAGCAGGAGGACCGTGCCGTGCCGCTCACAGCGGGCGACATCATCATTCTCACGCATGGCGATGCGCATCTCATGGGTAACGGCCCACCCGTCACACCGGTGGACACTTCCCTGCAGATGCGGCAAATCCTCTCGGAGGGACGCATGCTGTCCCAACTCGCCGGGGGTGGTGAAGTCACGAAGTTGATTTGCGGGTACTTGACCTGCGACGCGCAGCTCTGTCGGGTCGTCCTGGCCGGGCTGCCTGCGATGCTCAAGGTCAATATCCGGGATACCCCATCGGGACAGTGGCTGGAGAATACGCTCCGCTATTCAGTCGATCACGCGGAGGCTTCCGGTCCCGGAGGCGCGGCGGTCATCGCCAAGTTATCCGAAGCGTTGTTCGTGGAGACGTTGCGCCGCTATATCGCGCAGTTGCCGCACACCCAGACCGGATGGCTGGCCGGGGTGCGCGACCCGGATGTGGGCAAAGCGCTGGCGGTCCTGCATCAACGGCCGGCTCAGCCATGGACCATCGCCACGCTCGCTGCTGAGGTCGGGGTTTCCCGATCCGTGCTTGCCGAACGGTTCCAGCATTTCCTCACGGACACACCGATCGGCTACCTCACCCGCTGGCGGTTGCATCTCGCTGCGCAACTCCTCACCTCCACATCCAAGAGCGTGGCCGAAGTCGCCGGCGATATCGGCTATGAGTCCGAACCCTCCTTCAACCGCGCCTTCAAACGCGAGTTCGGGCTTCCGCCTGCCCGCTTCCGCACTCAGGCCAAATCGCCCAAGCAGTCGTCAGTCACTCGCGACGCCACGACCGCCGAGTTGAAGCCCATCCAGACGACATGA
- a CDS encoding methyltransferase yields the protein MPENNHSSAPLPPPHVQLIQMAMAHWVSRIAYVAAKLGLADHLASGPKTADDLAGPTGTHAPSLYRLMRALTNLNILTEDATHRFALTPLGEALKTGAPGSARPSILTLASDWMSRGWEQLLYSVQTGDCGFEQSLGMPLFDWLAKHPEDASLFSETMMGFHGAEPAAITAAYDFSGLSTLIDVGGATGHLLTTILTGNPALRGILYDLPHVVRDAPALIQARGLADRVTIEAGSFFDRVPGGGDAYLLSHIIHDWTEAQCLTILGHCRRAMPPGSRLLIIEMVLPSGSAPHPGKMLDMMMLVGPGGQERTESEYRELLGKAGFRLTRLVPTDTAVSVVEAVLA from the coding sequence ATGCCTGAGAACAATCACAGCAGCGCTCCGCTGCCACCCCCGCACGTCCAATTGATACAGATGGCCATGGCCCACTGGGTCTCCCGCATTGCCTACGTCGCCGCCAAACTGGGATTGGCCGACCACCTCGCGAGCGGGCCGAAGACTGCCGACGACCTCGCCGGGCCCACGGGAACCCATGCGCCCTCGCTTTATCGCCTGATGCGGGCACTCACGAACCTCAATATCCTCACCGAGGACGCCACGCACCGCTTTGCCCTAACGCCGCTCGGGGAGGCGCTCAAGACCGGCGCGCCGGGATCTGCACGGCCTTCGATCCTGACACTGGCCAGCGACTGGATGTCGCGAGGCTGGGAGCAATTGCTCTATTCGGTGCAGACCGGGGACTGTGGATTTGAGCAATCGCTGGGGATGCCCCTGTTCGACTGGCTGGCCAAGCATCCCGAGGATGCGTCGTTGTTCAGCGAAACGATGATGGGGTTTCATGGCGCGGAGCCGGCAGCCATCACCGCCGCCTACGATTTTTCCGGCTTGTCGACCCTGATCGACGTGGGCGGGGCCACGGGACATCTCCTGACGACGATTCTCACCGGCAATCCCGCATTGCGCGGTATCCTTTACGACCTGCCTCATGTGGTTCGCGACGCACCGGCGCTGATTCAGGCCCGGGGCCTGGCGGATCGCGTGACGATCGAGGCCGGTAGTTTTTTTGACCGGGTGCCGGGCGGCGGCGATGCCTATTTGCTGTCGCACATTATCCACGATTGGACCGAGGCCCAATGCCTCACCATCCTCGGCCACTGCCGCCGCGCGATGCCACCCGGCAGCCGCTTGTTGATCATTGAGATGGTGCTGCCGTCCGGTAGCGCTCCGCATCCGGGCAAGATGCTCGACATGATGATGCTCGTGGGTCCGGGCGGACAGGAACGCACGGAATCTGAGTACCGTGAGCTGCTCGGCAAAGCCGGATTCCGTCTCACCCGGCTCGTGCCGACGGACACAGCCGTGAGCGTCGTCGAAGCGGTGCTCGCATAA
- a CDS encoding DUF2384 domain-containing protein gives MPTHEALINMLGGPTVLKKQVRSTEDITSRIREGMPFAALSAMATHAQLDIPRLGEILMITKRTLARRRKARRLSADESDRLVRLARIFALAVEVLGDEGKAAQWLRRANRALGNTAPLDLLDTDVGTQAVVKVLGRMDYGVIS, from the coding sequence ATGCCGACACATGAGGCGCTGATCAACATGCTGGGCGGGCCGACGGTTCTGAAGAAACAGGTTCGCTCCACGGAAGACATAACCTCGCGCATTCGTGAAGGCATGCCTTTTGCCGCGCTTTCGGCCATGGCAACCCATGCCCAGCTCGACATTCCGCGGCTGGGCGAGATCCTGATGATTACCAAGCGGACGTTGGCGCGGCGGCGGAAGGCCCGGCGGCTGTCGGCGGACGAATCGGATCGATTGGTGCGCCTGGCTCGCATTTTTGCACTGGCCGTGGAAGTGTTGGGAGACGAGGGGAAAGCCGCTCAATGGTTGCGGCGGGCCAATCGGGCACTCGGGAATACCGCGCCGCTCGATCTGTTGGACACGGACGTGGGGACCCAAGCGGTGGTGAAGGTGCTCGGCCGGATGGACTACGGCGTCATCAGTTGA
- a CDS encoding SRPBCC family protein translates to MSTNTVRLHRVFRATPERVYRAFLDADAKAKWLPPNGFTGKVHHLDAKVGGTYKMSFTNFTTGQTHSFGGTYLELVPHERLRYTDRFDDPNLPGEIQVTITLKKVSCGTEMTVVQEGIPDVIPPESCYLGWQESLILLAKLVEAEIHE, encoded by the coding sequence ATGTCCACGAATACCGTCCGGCTTCACCGCGTCTTTCGGGCAACGCCGGAACGTGTGTACCGCGCATTTCTGGACGCGGATGCCAAGGCGAAGTGGCTGCCGCCGAACGGGTTCACCGGGAAGGTGCACCATCTGGACGCCAAAGTAGGCGGCACGTACAAAATGTCGTTTACCAACTTCACCACCGGCCAGACTCATTCATTCGGCGGGACGTACCTGGAACTGGTGCCGCACGAACGACTGCGCTATACGGATCGGTTCGACGATCCGAATCTTCCCGGAGAGATCCAGGTGACGATCACGTTGAAGAAAGTATCATGCGGGACTGAGATGACGGTGGTGCAGGAAGGGATTCCCGACGTGATTCCTCCTGAGTCCTGTTATTTGGGCTGGCAGGAATCGCTGATCCTTCTCGCGAAACTGGTCGAAGCGGAGATTCATGAGTAG
- a CDS encoding class I SAM-dependent methyltransferase: MTTHTVVSEMDGLKTRLNTIWTAGDYDRFSRYMEGGAREFYERLQIAPGCRLLDVGCGSGQLALLAAKDGVEVTGVDIAANWVERAQARARAEGVNARFKVADAEALPFEAGRFDVVASLIGAVFAPRPDLVAKELLRVCVPGGTIAMANWTAEGFVGQMFKNVAKFIGPSGMPSPVLWGNEATVQERLGHGLSTLSLIRRQYLFSYPFPPSEVVEFFRLYYGPTNRAFASLDAEGQAHLRRDLETLWTAHNQAGPDCTTVYGEYLEVVGIRA; encoded by the coding sequence ATGACGACGCACACGGTGGTATCGGAAATGGACGGTCTGAAGACTCGTCTCAATACCATTTGGACGGCAGGGGATTACGATCGATTCTCGCGCTACATGGAAGGCGGCGCAAGGGAGTTTTACGAGCGTCTCCAGATTGCGCCGGGATGTAGGCTGCTGGACGTGGGATGCGGCTCGGGCCAACTCGCGTTGTTGGCCGCCAAGGATGGGGTGGAGGTGACGGGGGTGGACATCGCCGCCAATTGGGTGGAGCGGGCGCAAGCGCGGGCTCGTGCCGAAGGGGTGAATGCCCGATTCAAAGTCGCCGATGCCGAAGCGCTGCCGTTTGAGGCGGGCAGGTTCGATGTCGTCGCGAGCCTGATCGGCGCGGTGTTTGCTCCGCGGCCCGATTTGGTGGCGAAGGAGCTGTTGCGGGTTTGCGTCCCGGGAGGGACCATTGCGATGGCCAATTGGACGGCGGAGGGCTTCGTGGGGCAGATGTTCAAGAACGTCGCGAAATTCATCGGGCCCTCGGGCATGCCGTCGCCGGTGCTGTGGGGCAACGAGGCCACGGTGCAAGAACGGCTCGGTCATGGATTGTCCACGCTGAGCCTGATCAGGCGGCAGTATCTGTTCAGTTATCCGTTTCCTCCCTCAGAGGTCGTGGAATTCTTCCGTCTGTACTACGGACCGACCAACCGAGCCTTTGCGTCCCTCGACGCCGAGGGGCAAGCGCACTTGCGCCGGGATCTGGAAACGCTCTGGACAGCGCACAATCAGGCAGGGCCGGATTGCACGACGGTGTACGGCGAATATTTGGAAGTCGTCGGTATTCGAGCGTAA
- a CDS encoding carboxymuconolactone decarboxylase family protein: MTNATTTGMDQTTSLYDMTNLERMKDLGTHAPEAMKAFVAFDRAALAAGAIPVKYKELMALAVAFTTQCPYCIELHVNKAREYGASAPEIAESVLVAAALRAGGAITHGTHAMK, translated from the coding sequence ATGACGAACGCGACCACTACCGGGATGGATCAGACGACGAGCCTATATGACATGACGAATCTGGAGAGGATGAAGGATCTGGGGACGCACGCACCTGAGGCGATGAAGGCATTCGTGGCGTTCGATCGGGCCGCGCTGGCGGCCGGCGCGATTCCGGTGAAGTACAAGGAGTTGATGGCGCTGGCCGTGGCCTTCACGACGCAATGTCCCTACTGCATCGAACTGCATGTGAACAAGGCCAGGGAGTATGGTGCATCGGCCCCGGAGATCGCTGAATCGGTGCTCGTGGCAGCGGCCTTGCGCGCCGGCGGGGCGATCACCCATGGCACACATGCGATGAAGTGA
- a CDS encoding outer membrane beta-barrel protein, whose amino-acid sequence MGLPALADEQCMSISCASTDGWQYGASLDVSYPLNFNFPENHLWRNRSTVPRHNELSPNMGMAYVRKKASPDSEWGMELAVQGGYDSREFAFLPGEPKLSGADTLRHVGLANVSYRVPKGEGEGLTLTAGLFSSVLGSEKLYAKDNVHYTRAWTSDYSPYAMFGVNAVYHMNKSVTLTGFIVNGYAHLSRPNDHPSYGLGLTFTPLPCLTISHTLYAGPDQQRTDLEFWRNYLSNVMKWEDRRFLVTLTYDVGTENIADRPGAPRAFVMGGSASIGWKFKSGWYAAIRPEFYWDRNGRWTGSEQFVKAMTTTLDYAPFFTGEPSVFCNTHVRFEHRWDESTGGSGGFFKRGDIAPGVPGLTGSQHLIILSLLWTFDRWSS is encoded by the coding sequence ATGGGGTTGCCGGCGTTGGCCGATGAGCAGTGCATGTCCATCTCCTGCGCGTCCACGGATGGCTGGCAGTATGGAGCCTCTCTCGATGTCAGCTACCCGCTCAACTTCAATTTCCCGGAGAACCATCTCTGGCGAAACCGCTCCACCGTGCCACGTCACAACGAACTCAGCCCGAATATGGGGATGGCCTATGTGCGTAAGAAGGCATCCCCCGATTCTGAATGGGGCATGGAATTAGCGGTGCAAGGCGGCTACGACTCACGGGAATTCGCGTTCCTTCCGGGCGAGCCGAAACTTTCCGGCGCCGACACACTCCGCCATGTTGGCCTCGCGAACGTGTCGTACCGGGTCCCGAAGGGTGAAGGTGAAGGCCTCACGTTGACCGCGGGCCTGTTCAGCAGTGTTCTCGGCTCCGAGAAACTCTACGCGAAGGACAACGTCCACTACACCCGGGCCTGGACCTCGGACTACAGCCCCTATGCGATGTTCGGCGTCAACGCCGTCTATCACATGAACAAAAGTGTGACACTTACTGGCTTCATCGTGAACGGCTATGCCCATCTGTCCCGGCCAAACGACCACCCCAGTTACGGCCTTGGGCTGACGTTCACACCGCTGCCGTGCCTGACAATTAGTCATACACTCTATGCCGGACCGGACCAGCAGCGGACCGATCTCGAGTTTTGGCGGAACTATCTGAGCAATGTCATGAAGTGGGAAGACCGGAGGTTCTTGGTCACCCTGACCTATGACGTGGGGACGGAAAATATCGCTGATCGGCCTGGCGCCCCGCGTGCATTCGTGATGGGTGGGAGTGCCAGCATCGGCTGGAAATTCAAGTCGGGGTGGTATGCGGCAATCCGGCCGGAATTCTACTGGGACCGCAACGGACGATGGACGGGCAGCGAGCAATTCGTGAAGGCCATGACGACCACGCTGGACTATGCGCCGTTCTTTACCGGCGAGCCAAGCGTCTTTTGCAATACCCACGTGCGCTTTGAACACCGATGGGACGAGTCAACAGGAGGCAGCGGCGGGTTCTTCAAACGAGGCGACATCGCGCCGGGCGTGCCGGGCCTGACCGGCTCTCAGCACTTGATCATCCTCAGCCTCTTATGGACCTTTGACCGATGGTCCTCGTGA
- a CDS encoding RES family NAD+ phosphorylase, which translates to MRVWRVTRRAHAAPDGEGARLYGGRWNLPNTAVVYASASLSLAVLEYLVHVDRDLAPSDLVSIAATIPISLLVETVEIGQLPKGWQDPSDQESLQRLGSEWVRAQTSAVLRVPSALIPVEFNYLLNPAHSDFGCIIWADPVSFSLDPRFLQ; encoded by the coding sequence ATGCGGGTGTGGCGCGTCACTCGCCGCGCGCATGCCGCGCCGGACGGCGAAGGCGCTCGCCTCTACGGCGGCCGCTGGAACCTGCCGAACACGGCGGTGGTCTATGCCTCCGCCTCATTGTCGTTGGCCGTGCTCGAATACCTCGTGCATGTGGATCGCGATCTCGCTCCATCGGATCTCGTCTCCATCGCCGCGACAATTCCCATCAGCCTTCTGGTTGAGACGGTAGAGATCGGGCAATTGCCGAAAGGTTGGCAGGATCCATCTGACCAGGAATCGCTCCAACGGCTCGGAAGCGAATGGGTTCGGGCGCAAACGAGCGCGGTCCTGCGAGTGCCGTCGGCGCTGATTCCTGTCGAATTCAATTACCTGCTCAATCCTGCCCATTCGGATTTCGGATGCATCATCTGGGCTGATCCGGTGTCCTTTTCGCTCGACCCCCGGTTTCTGCAGTAA
- a CDS encoding YncE family protein, translated as MKPSRLFVFTLGLLLACSTLASAEILALLNYESKPDQPVRREGIAIMDIDPESGKFGKILMEIPLPPDLVAHHIFFNRDRSKAYITALGKSILHVVNLRTFPYRLQAIDVPDCQMGEDLAVSEDNRTWYLTCMGSDNVIVGDALLDTPIKAVSATEPSVATIRYPHGIAIHNGIDRLLVTSTVKPDLSDAGDSITVLEAASGKVLSTHKVSSKPSPAKAAPVEVMFSPNANPPVVHITNMLEGTLWAGVWDPASKAFSFHQVDDFGPRQQGMPLEMLYNAKGDRLFVTTAKPGFVNLYDNSDPRQPKFLKTIAAAGGAHHSVLSPDERYLFVQNSFLNLDGMSDGSITVIDLKSDTVLGNIDTLKAQGFNPNCIMLLPNQPGDLRASRIID; from the coding sequence ATGAAACCATCTAGACTGTTTGTGTTCACTCTGGGGTTGTTGCTTGCATGCTCCACGCTCGCCTCGGCGGAAATCCTGGCCCTGCTCAACTATGAGAGTAAGCCGGACCAGCCGGTGAGACGGGAGGGGATTGCCATCATGGACATCGATCCCGAGTCCGGGAAATTCGGGAAGATTCTGATGGAGATTCCGTTGCCGCCCGATCTCGTGGCGCACCATATTTTCTTCAATCGCGATCGGAGCAAAGCCTATATCACGGCGCTGGGGAAAAGCATTCTGCATGTCGTGAATCTCAGGACGTTTCCCTATCGGCTTCAGGCGATCGACGTGCCGGATTGTCAGATGGGGGAGGATCTCGCCGTGTCGGAGGATAACCGGACCTGGTACTTGACCTGCATGGGTTCGGACAACGTCATTGTAGGAGACGCGCTTCTCGATACGCCGATCAAAGCGGTCAGCGCCACGGAGCCGTCTGTGGCGACGATCCGGTATCCGCACGGCATTGCGATTCACAACGGCATCGATCGCCTGCTCGTGACCAGTACCGTCAAGCCGGATCTGTCTGATGCGGGTGATTCGATCACGGTGCTCGAGGCCGCCAGCGGCAAGGTGCTCTCGACGCACAAGGTCTCGTCGAAACCGTCTCCGGCCAAAGCGGCTCCCGTGGAAGTGATGTTCAGCCCCAATGCGAATCCGCCTGTCGTGCATATCACCAATATGCTCGAAGGAACCTTGTGGGCCGGGGTGTGGGATCCGGCGAGCAAAGCGTTTTCGTTCCATCAGGTCGATGACTTTGGCCCCCGCCAGCAGGGCATGCCGCTCGAAATGCTCTACAACGCCAAAGGGGACCGACTGTTTGTCACGACTGCCAAACCTGGCTTCGTCAATCTGTACGACAACAGCGATCCCCGGCAACCGAAGTTTCTCAAGACCATTGCAGCCGCGGGCGGTGCGCACCATAGCGTGTTGTCGCCGGACGAGCGCTACCTGTTCGTCCAGAACAGCTTTCTCAATCTGGACGGCATGAGCGATGGGTCCATCACGGTGATCGATCTGAAGTCGGATACAGTCCTGGGGAACATCGATACGTTGAAGGCGCAGGGGTTCAATCCGAACTGTATCATGCTGCTGCCGAATCAGCCGGGCGACCTGCGGGCCAGTCGCATCATCGACTGA
- a CDS encoding restriction endonuclease, with product MAIPDFQTLMLPVLRQLAADGEQAPSSVRSAIATIFKLSEEELAALLPSGRQAIFANRIAWALGYLKQAGLVESPRRGLYRITERGAATLRESIERIDIQYLMRFPEFVAFRTASNDDAEQTPSLAKVAAESTPLTPDEQIRQGYTRLQANLATQLLERVRQASPKFFEELVVELLVAMGYGGSHEDASSVVGQSGDEGIDGIIKEDRLGLDTIYIQAKRWKDSIGRPEIQRFAGALQGQRARKGVFLTTSTFTADARSYATGLQTTIVLIDGAQLAQLMLEFGIGVSQASLVKLWKLDEDYFVEE from the coding sequence ATGGCAATCCCCGACTTTCAAACTCTCATGCTCCCCGTTCTTCGCCAGTTGGCTGCAGATGGTGAACAAGCGCCCTCCTCGGTGCGGTCAGCGATCGCCACTATTTTCAAGCTATCCGAGGAAGAACTGGCTGCACTCTTGCCAAGTGGTAGACAGGCCATTTTCGCAAACCGTATTGCCTGGGCACTAGGCTATCTCAAACAAGCAGGCTTAGTAGAGAGTCCGAGACGCGGCTTGTATCGAATAACTGAACGTGGCGCCGCAACCTTACGCGAGTCTATCGAACGTATAGACATCCAGTACTTGATGCGATTTCCCGAGTTCGTGGCTTTTCGAACTGCTTCAAATGATGATGCAGAACAAACTCCTTCTCTCGCGAAAGTAGCAGCTGAAAGCACGCCCCTAACTCCAGACGAGCAAATACGGCAAGGATACACTCGCCTACAAGCGAACCTTGCCACACAACTTCTCGAACGTGTGCGCCAGGCTTCTCCAAAATTCTTTGAGGAATTGGTCGTCGAGTTGCTAGTTGCCATGGGGTACGGGGGTTCTCACGAGGATGCGTCTTCGGTTGTAGGACAGAGTGGCGACGAAGGGATCGATGGCATCATTAAAGAAGATCGGTTGGGCCTGGATACGATCTATATTCAAGCCAAGCGGTGGAAGGACAGCATTGGTCGCCCTGAGATTCAACGCTTTGCCGGAGCCCTCCAGGGGCAACGTGCACGGAAAGGGGTCTTTTTGACCACATCAACGTTCACAGCGGACGCCCGCTCATATGCCACAGGCCTTCAAACAACAATTGTACTAATTGATGGCGCACAGCTCGCCCAGCTCATGCTGGAATTCGGCATTGGTGTCTCTCAGGCTAGCCTCGTGAAACTCTGGAAGCTTGACGAAGATTACTTCGTAGAGGAATGA
- a CDS encoding PAS domain S-box protein, with product MTPPSLPLPHDHPERPSTHGAPAPHPDAPRPSEAELDRVFELSLDMLCIANAESYFTRLSPAFTRTLGWSLEELMSRPFLDFVHPDDRANTLQEVERQIGRGEPVLEFQNRYQHKDGSWRLLSWKSSPHPDGRLYAIARDVTDRELAAQALRRSHEELERRVRERTAELQQRNRDLETLLYVSSHDLREPLRSISNFSQLVRERYGACLDAKGLDYIDRVIRAAQRMDQLMEDLLILSRAQRMEMPYEEVRGEDLVKAALAQLDETIRRTRARIQVATDFPSFRVNTTWVTQALYNLIGNALKFHRAGEAPEIDLAPYSLMEGSDHRVGLVVRDRGIGVEPEQAQRIFHLFYRAVGREVHGTGAGLAIVQQVAHRHGGRAWVQPREGGGSEFVLLFGSHSTIDTKPT from the coding sequence ATGACGCCACCGTCCCTACCTCTCCCGCATGACCATCCAGAACGGCCGTCGACTCACGGTGCACCCGCCCCCCATCCCGATGCGCCTCGCCCGAGCGAGGCAGAACTCGATCGAGTTTTCGAGCTGTCATTGGACATGCTCTGCATTGCGAACGCGGAGAGCTATTTCACTCGCCTGAGTCCCGCGTTCACGCGCACATTGGGCTGGAGCCTCGAGGAATTGATGAGTCGACCGTTCCTCGACTTCGTCCATCCCGACGACCGGGCCAACACGCTCCAAGAGGTCGAGCGTCAGATCGGCAGGGGCGAACCGGTCCTGGAATTTCAGAACCGCTATCAGCACAAAGACGGCTCCTGGCGATTGCTGTCGTGGAAGTCCTCCCCGCACCCGGATGGCAGGCTCTATGCCATCGCGCGAGACGTCACCGACCGTGAGCTGGCAGCGCAGGCGTTACGACGCTCCCATGAAGAGTTAGAGCGGCGCGTGCGGGAGCGCACGGCAGAACTCCAGCAGCGCAATCGTGATTTGGAAACCTTGCTGTACGTGAGCTCTCACGATCTGCGTGAGCCCCTGCGCTCGATCTCGAACTTCTCGCAACTGGTACGTGAACGATACGGCGCATGCCTAGACGCAAAAGGCCTCGATTACATCGATCGCGTGATTCGGGCGGCGCAACGGATGGATCAGCTCATGGAGGATCTGCTCATACTCTCGAGGGCACAACGCATGGAGATGCCCTACGAAGAGGTCCGTGGCGAGGACTTGGTCAAGGCAGCATTGGCACAACTCGATGAGACGATTCGACGCACGAGAGCACGCATCCAGGTGGCCACCGACTTTCCCTCGTTCCGCGTCAATACAACCTGGGTCACGCAAGCGCTCTACAATTTAATTGGGAATGCCTTGAAGTTTCATCGGGCCGGCGAGGCCCCTGAGATCGACCTGGCCCCTTACAGCCTCATGGAGGGCTCGGACCACCGGGTCGGCCTCGTGGTGCGGGACCGGGGAATCGGGGTTGAACCGGAACAGGCACAGCGGATCTTCCATCTGTTTTACCGGGCGGTAGGGCGCGAGGTGCACGGCACCGGCGCGGGACTGGCCATTGTCCAACAAGTTGCGCATCGGCATGGAGGCCGGGCCTGGGTGCAACCACGGGAAGGCGGCGGATCTGAATTTGTGCTGCTGTTCGGCAGCCACTCGACCATCGACACCAAGCCTACGTAA